GGCAGGAAACCGCATGGAGATCCTCGAACTGGACGACCACCCCTACTTCTTCGGGACGCAGTTCCACCCCGAGTTCCGGTCGCGACCGACGCGAGCCAGCCCGCCTTTCGTCGCCTTCCTCGACGCGGTGCTCGAGACAAGAGAGACCGAGGCCGAGGTGCACGCCTGATGGTCGATCCCGACACCTTCGTTCCCGAGGCCGTCTCGGAGATCGACTCGGAGGTCGGCGACGCGCGCGCGGTGATCGCGCTCTCGGGGGGTGTCGACTCCTCGACTGCGGCCGCGCTCGCCCACGAGGCGATCGGCGACCGGCTGATCCCGGTCTACGTCGACACCGGACTGATGCGCAAGGGCGAGACAGAGGGGATTCGAGAGACGTTCTCGTTCATGGAGTCACTGCGGATTGTCGACGCGAGAGAGCGGTTTCTCGACGCGCTCTCCGGCGTGACTGACCCCGAGGAGAAACGCCGGATCATCGGCGAGGAGTTCATCCACGTCTTCGAGGAGGAGGCGCGCGAGGTCGGCGCGAGGTACTTGGTACAGGGGACGATCTACCCCGACCGGATCGAGTCCGAAGGCGGGATCAAGTCGCATCACAACGTCGGCGGGCTCCCCGAGGTGATCGACTTCGATGGGATCGTCGAGCCGGTCAGAGAGCTCTACAAGGACGAGGTGCGCGAGGTCGCCCGCGCGCTCGGGTTGGAAGAGGTCGTCGCGGAACGGATGCCGTTTCCGGGTCCGGGGCTCGCGGTGCGCGTGATCGGCGAGATCACCGAGGAGAAACTCGAGGTGGCACGCGAGGCGAGTCACGTCGTCGAGGAGGAGTTAGAGGAGTACGAGCCGTGGCAGGCGCTCGCGGCGGTGATCGGGAAGGCCACCGGGGTGAAAGGCGACAACCGGGTCCACGGCTGGGTCGTCTCGGTGCGGGCGGTCGAGAGCCGCGACGGCATGACCGCTCGGGCTCTGGAGATCGACTGGGGAACGCTCCAGCGGATCCAGAGCCGGATCACGGGCGAGAACGACCGCGTCTCGCGCGTCGTCTACGACGTCACACACAAGCCCCCCGCGACCATCGAGTACGAGTGATGAACGTCGTACTCATCGGCGAGGACGAGGAGCTGCTCTCCGCGCTCGAGGCGGAAGGCGCGAGTGTACAACGGATCGAGGGCGTCGCGAGCGGGCAGGCGCTCACGGAGGCTGGAATCGAGGGTGCGGACCTCCTCGTCCTGACGGACGTGGCGGAGGCGACGGCGATCCCGGTCGCCCGGGAGCTGAACGGGGCGGTGAGGATCGCGGTCTACGCGGAGGACACGCTGCCGGAGTTCGCCCAGCCGCTCGCGGATATCGCGGTCGACCCAAACCTGCTCTCTCCCGACGTGGTCGCCGAGGAACTGGTCGGAAACGGCTGATCGGATCGGGACTCTCGGACGTCTCCTCGACACACGTGGCAACCCCGGAGCAGTCGCTCGGTTCTCTCGGCCGCTGGACGCCGCTCTCGCTCGCCGCCCGATAAATGAAGAACCGTTCGTTCGTATCGCCCTTACAGGCGCTGGAGGTTCGTCGCGCGCGGGCCCTTCGGGGCCTGCTCGATGTCGAACTCCACTTCCTGTCCTTCCTCTAAGTCCGGGCCGCCCACGTCTTCCATGTGGAAGAAGACGTCCTCGTCCGCGTCCTCAGTTTCGATGAAGCCGTAACCGCCGGTGTCGTTGAAGAAATCGACCGTACCTTTCGCCATTACGACCCTACAGTCGACGTCCGTACGTATAACGCTTCCGAGAGCGGATCAGGGCGAGAATCCGGCGAGCGAGAGCCCGTAGACCGTCGCGAGCGTGATGATCGCCGTCCAGAGGGCGAGGCTCGCCCCCATCCAGAT
This region of Halalkalicoccus sp. CGA53 genomic DNA includes:
- a CDS encoding cold-shock protein, whose translation is MAKGTVDFFNDTGGYGFIETEDADEDVFFHMEDVGGPDLEEGQEVEFDIEQAPKGPRATNLQRL
- the guaA gene encoding glutamine-hydrolyzing GMP synthase is translated as MVDPDTFVPEAVSEIDSEVGDARAVIALSGGVDSSTAAALAHEAIGDRLIPVYVDTGLMRKGETEGIRETFSFMESLRIVDARERFLDALSGVTDPEEKRRIIGEEFIHVFEEEAREVGARYLVQGTIYPDRIESEGGIKSHHNVGGLPEVIDFDGIVEPVRELYKDEVREVARALGLEEVVAERMPFPGPGLAVRVIGEITEEKLEVAREASHVVEEELEEYEPWQALAAVIGKATGVKGDNRVHGWVVSVRAVESRDGMTARALEIDWGTLQRIQSRITGENDRVSRVVYDVTHKPPATIEYE
- a CDS encoding DUF7126 family protein, translated to MMNVVLIGEDEELLSALEAEGASVQRIEGVASGQALTEAGIEGADLLVLTDVAEATAIPVARELNGAVRIAVYAEDTLPEFAQPLADIAVDPNLLSPDVVAEELVGNG